A window of the Bradyrhizobium ottawaense genome harbors these coding sequences:
- a CDS encoding universal stress protein, whose protein sequence is MFKSILVPIDLADTDLAKPAIATAATLSQTWNGAVRLLNVLQMTPVMLAEYVPADFETQQRETSEEALAIVARESGIAAARISYVVRQGGIYHEILEEASAIKADLIVMTSHRPAMRTYFLGSNAGHVVRYAKCSVLVVRH, encoded by the coding sequence ATGTTCAAATCCATCCTGGTGCCGATTGACCTGGCCGATACCGATCTGGCCAAGCCCGCGATTGCGACCGCGGCGACATTGTCGCAAACCTGGAATGGTGCAGTGCGGCTGCTCAATGTGCTGCAGATGACGCCAGTGATGCTGGCGGAATACGTGCCGGCCGATTTCGAAACCCAGCAGCGCGAGACCTCGGAAGAAGCGCTTGCGATCGTGGCCCGCGAATCCGGCATCGCGGCGGCGCGCATTTCCTATGTCGTAAGACAGGGCGGCATCTATCACGAAATCCTCGAAGAAGCCTCGGCGATCAAGGCCGACCTGATCGTGATGACATCGCACCGTCCGGCGATGCGAACCTATTTCCTCGGCTCCAATGCCGGCCATGTGGTGCGCTACGCCAAATGCTCGGTTCTGGTGGTGCGGCACTAG
- a CDS encoding SixA phosphatase family protein, protein MRRLMLLRHAKTEHDAPSGQDHDRRLDDRGRLDAAAIGDWIGRHPPLPDAVLVSTAVRAQQTWEIAGQAMKDAIREQAASRRREWQTKWQAEFLADIYGAEPAQLLHVIRMAEVTSPGHLLVVGHNPGMHELALMLTGSGDAAAKKALEHNLPTAGLAILDFAIDDWSELRFRSGKLVRFTSPRLLKQASDE, encoded by the coding sequence ATGCGCCGTTTGATGCTGCTGCGTCACGCCAAGACCGAACATGACGCACCCTCCGGCCAGGACCACGACCGCCGGCTCGATGACCGCGGCCGGCTGGATGCCGCCGCCATCGGCGACTGGATCGGCCGGCATCCGCCCCTCCCCGACGCCGTCCTGGTCTCGACCGCGGTACGGGCGCAGCAGACCTGGGAGATTGCCGGGCAAGCCATGAAGGACGCGATCCGGGAACAGGCAGCTTCCCGCCGGCGCGAATGGCAGACGAAATGGCAGGCCGAGTTTTTGGCCGATATCTACGGCGCCGAACCGGCGCAGCTGTTGCATGTCATCCGCATGGCCGAGGTCACCAGTCCCGGTCATCTGCTGGTGGTCGGCCACAATCCCGGCATGCACGAGCTGGCGCTGATGCTGACCGGCAGCGGCGATGCGGCGGCGAAGAAAGCGCTCGAGCACAACCTGCCGACCGCGGGCCTTGCGATCCTCGACTTCGCCATCGACGACTGGAGCGAGCTCAGGTTTCGCAGCGGCAAACTCGTGCGCTTCACCAGTCCCAGATTGCTGAAGCAGGCATCGGACGAGTGA
- a CDS encoding NAD(P)/FAD-dependent oxidoreductase, producing MAETFTSATDGPDDDAPFRSRLTFDLDVDICIVGAGLAGLTVALEAARLGASVAVLEGRYVGWNASGHQLGTVMPGYGLPIGELIERVGIEDARELWALSKEGADYVRAAANEEAMPGIALTEGALEVSNVDAGDTLISRLQVLSEDFETEVEGWQIDRVRDQLGTARYFHGIYYPKAFQIDGRKYIQGLAEQAKRAGARIFEDTPVVSIDPSGIRKRIVTPSARLRASHIVLAGNIHLGAPLRRLSETLLPVWRYGAVTEPLGERLGEVIRFRGSVSDSDGVDHFRIVGGDRLMWASPETTWDARPRRFGSAIQRRIATVFPRIGKVQIADVFGGAVGLTVHGMPQIGQLRKGLWVASGFGRQGLNTSAMAGQLIARSILWGDERWRLFSPFELVWAGGTTGRVAGHLIGMWGRGSSAAAGALARYREGARARERIREARLAEANRQAGTGTRPSPRRPPPGAPRPPGGPRPVRPQLPEPVEMQDPAPVALASQEREKIRDGSM from the coding sequence ATGGCTGAGACTTTCACAAGTGCGACCGACGGCCCCGACGACGACGCGCCCTTTCGCTCGCGCCTGACGTTCGACCTGGACGTCGATATCTGCATCGTCGGCGCCGGCCTTGCCGGCCTGACGGTGGCGCTGGAGGCAGCCCGGCTCGGCGCCAGCGTTGCCGTGCTCGAAGGCCGGTATGTCGGCTGGAACGCGTCGGGCCATCAGCTCGGCACCGTGATGCCGGGCTATGGTCTGCCGATCGGCGAATTGATCGAGCGCGTCGGCATCGAGGATGCCCGCGAGCTGTGGGCGCTGTCGAAGGAGGGCGCCGACTATGTCCGCGCCGCCGCGAACGAGGAGGCGATGCCGGGTATCGCGCTCACCGAGGGGGCGCTGGAAGTTTCCAACGTCGATGCCGGCGACACGCTGATCAGCCGGCTGCAGGTGCTGAGCGAGGATTTCGAAACCGAAGTCGAGGGCTGGCAAATCGATCGTGTCCGCGATCAGCTCGGCACCGCGCGCTATTTTCACGGCATCTATTACCCGAAGGCGTTTCAGATCGACGGCCGCAAATACATCCAGGGACTGGCCGAGCAGGCCAAACGGGCCGGCGCCCGCATCTTCGAGGACACGCCGGTCGTCAGCATCGATCCATCGGGCATTCGCAAGCGCATCGTGACGCCGTCGGCGCGGCTGCGCGCATCGCACATCGTGCTGGCCGGCAACATCCATCTCGGCGCGCCGCTGCGGCGGCTGTCGGAGACGCTGCTGCCGGTCTGGCGCTATGGCGCGGTGACCGAGCCGCTGGGCGAGCGCCTCGGCGAGGTCATCCGGTTCCGCGGTTCGGTGAGCGACAGCGACGGCGTCGATCATTTCCGCATCGTGGGCGGCGACCGGCTGATGTGGGCGAGCCCGGAAACCACCTGGGACGCGCGGCCGCGCCGTTTCGGTTCCGCCATCCAGCGCCGCATCGCGACGGTCTTTCCAAGGATCGGCAAGGTCCAGATCGCCGACGTGTTCGGCGGTGCGGTCGGATTGACCGTGCACGGCATGCCGCAGATCGGCCAGTTGCGCAAAGGGCTGTGGGTTGCCTCGGGCTTCGGCCGTCAGGGCCTCAATACCTCGGCGATGGCGGGTCAACTGATCGCGCGCAGCATTCTGTGGGGCGATGAGCGCTGGCGGTTGTTTTCGCCATTCGAGCTGGTCTGGGCCGGCGGTACGACCGGCCGGGTCGCCGGCCATCTGATCGGGATGTGGGGGCGTGGCAGTTCGGCGGCCGCCGGCGCGCTGGCCCGTTACCGGGAAGGCGCGCGGGCGCGGGAGCGGATCCGCGAGGCACGGCTGGCGGAAGCCAACCGGCAGGCCGGAACCGGAACCCGTCCATCGCCGCGCCGTCCACCGCCCGGCGCTCCGCGTCCGCCCGGCGGGCCGCGCCCGGTGCGTCCGCAGCTGCCGGAACCGGTCGAGATGCAAGACCCGGCGCCGGTGGCGCTTGCCTCGCAGGAAAGAGAGAAAATTCGGGACGGATCGATGTAA
- the msrB gene encoding peptide-methionine (R)-S-oxide reductase MsrB — protein MIDRRILLASVAGLFGLFAFRWLRASPAQAAEKFEIEKTDAEWRAQLTPQQYEILRKEGTERPGSSPLLKEHRKGIFACAGCDLPLFSSETKFESGTGWPSFYQPLENAVGKTEDRTFGMLRTEIHCRRCGGHLGHVFDDGPKPTGLRYCMDGFALVFHPATSSAS, from the coding sequence ATGATCGACCGCCGTATCCTGCTCGCATCCGTCGCCGGCCTGTTTGGCCTGTTCGCTTTCCGCTGGCTGCGCGCCTCGCCGGCGCAAGCCGCCGAAAAATTCGAGATCGAAAAGACCGATGCCGAATGGCGTGCGCAACTGACGCCGCAGCAATATGAAATCCTGCGCAAGGAAGGCACCGAGCGGCCGGGTTCGAGCCCGCTCCTGAAAGAACACCGCAAAGGCATCTTCGCCTGCGCCGGCTGCGACCTGCCGCTGTTCTCCTCGGAAACCAAGTTCGAGAGCGGCACCGGCTGGCCGAGTTTCTACCAGCCGCTGGAGAACGCTGTCGGCAAGACCGAGGACCGCACCTTCGGCATGCTGCGCACCGAAATTCACTGCCGCCGCTGCGGCGGCCATCTCGGCCACGTCTTCGACGACGGGCCGAAACCAACCGGTCTGCGCTACTGCATGGACGGTTTTGCCCTGGTGTTTCACCCGGCGACGTCGTCGGCCTCCTAG
- a CDS encoding flagellar hook-basal body complex protein, which yields MGIFDALNTSVGGLQAQSFALQNISGNIANASTTGYKGIGTSFEDLIPQSATPDRQVAGGVTAFAQATITTQGTVTSTTVATNMAINGQGFFNVQKPIGITDNSPVFDGTTDYTRRGDFQLNASGNLVNGAGYYLMGVTVDPKTGNPIGNVPKVLQFANNFIPAQATTAIQYAANLPTTPSTAASSGASTGTLVAAGGLNPTDFTTGHNPLVIGTPAPPLADASITGSPVTDSTSPAVAITAATKLGGAGAGVLNPAIVSGNSIVVDGQTITFTNAGANTITATGATLNINTATVGNLLTAIDTITGTVGTANASTISATGAVSLHTGTSYTPADNLSITTSSGTPLAGLGFSTTVTQPMGGGGTAGLGIVIGNDNAIFTKESISGGAVTAYDSTGTPVNLQLRWAKSDSAALGSPHVDTWNLFYQTSPNATGTSAAWVNVGTNFVFGPNGSLTSPTGSTITLNNVTVGNQSVGNLSMNFGSGGLTQYASTGGTATINQISQNGYAAGQLQSIAVNNNGLVVGTFSNGQNLDLAAVSMSHFNGTNYLKALDGGAYAVTNQSGVAIAGATGTISGSSLEGSNTDIADEFTKLIVTQQAYSANTKVITTANSMVQDLLNVLR from the coding sequence ATGGGTATTTTTGACGCACTGAACACTTCCGTCGGCGGCTTGCAGGCGCAGTCCTTCGCGCTCCAGAACATCTCGGGCAACATCGCGAACGCCTCGACCACCGGCTACAAGGGCATCGGCACCAGCTTCGAGGATCTGATCCCGCAGTCGGCAACGCCGGACCGGCAGGTGGCCGGCGGCGTCACTGCCTTCGCGCAGGCGACCATCACGACACAGGGCACGGTGACTTCGACCACGGTCGCGACCAACATGGCCATCAACGGGCAGGGCTTCTTCAACGTGCAGAAGCCGATCGGCATCACCGACAACTCGCCGGTGTTCGACGGCACCACCGACTACACGCGGCGCGGCGACTTCCAGCTCAACGCCAGCGGCAACCTCGTCAACGGGGCCGGCTACTACCTGATGGGCGTAACGGTCGACCCGAAGACCGGCAACCCGATCGGCAACGTGCCGAAGGTTCTGCAGTTCGCGAACAACTTCATCCCGGCGCAGGCCACGACTGCGATTCAATATGCGGCCAACCTTCCGACCACGCCGTCGACCGCGGCATCTTCCGGCGCCTCCACCGGTACGCTGGTCGCCGCAGGCGGTCTCAACCCGACCGACTTCACCACGGGGCACAACCCACTGGTGATCGGCACGCCGGCGCCGCCCTTGGCCGACGCGTCGATTACGGGAAGTCCGGTTACCGACAGTACTTCGCCCGCGGTGGCCATCACAGCGGCGACGAAGCTCGGCGGCGCGGGCGCGGGCGTGTTGAACCCGGCGATTGTAAGTGGCAACAGCATTGTCGTTGATGGCCAGACGATCACGTTTACCAACGCCGGCGCCAACACCATCACCGCGACTGGCGCAACGCTCAACATCAACACCGCAACCGTCGGCAACCTGCTTACGGCGATCGATACCATCACTGGTACCGTCGGCACGGCCAATGCTTCGACCATCAGCGCCACCGGCGCCGTCAGCCTGCACACCGGCACGAGCTATACGCCTGCGGATAATCTCAGCATCACGACCTCGTCCGGCACGCCCTTGGCCGGATTGGGCTTCAGCACCACCGTGACTCAGCCCATGGGAGGCGGCGGTACCGCGGGCCTCGGCATCGTCATCGGTAACGACAACGCGATCTTCACCAAGGAATCCATCAGCGGCGGCGCCGTGACCGCCTATGATTCAACGGGAACGCCGGTCAACCTGCAGTTGCGATGGGCCAAGAGCGATAGCGCCGCGCTCGGCAGCCCGCATGTCGATACCTGGAACCTGTTTTATCAGACCAGTCCGAATGCGACGGGGACCAGCGCCGCCTGGGTCAATGTTGGCACCAACTTCGTGTTCGGCCCCAACGGATCGCTGACCAGCCCGACGGGCTCGACCATCACCCTCAACAACGTGACGGTTGGCAACCAGTCGGTCGGAAATCTTTCCATGAATTTCGGCTCCGGTGGTCTCACGCAATATGCCTCGACCGGCGGCACCGCGACCATCAACCAGATCTCGCAAAACGGTTACGCGGCGGGGCAGTTGCAGTCGATCGCGGTCAACAACAACGGCCTCGTGGTCGGCACGTTCTCCAACGGCCAGAACCTCGATCTCGCGGCGGTCTCGATGTCGCACTTCAACGGCACCAACTACCTCAAGGCGCTGGACGGCGGCGCCTATGCCGTCACCAACCAGTCCGGCGTGGCGATCGCCGGTGCAACCGGAACCATCAGCGGTTCGTCGCTGGAAGGTTCGAACACCGATATCGCGGACGAATTCACCAAGCTGATTGTGACCCAGCAGGCCTATTCCGCGAACACCAAGGTGATCACCACGGCCAACAGCATGGTGCAGGATCTCCTGAACGTCCTGCGCTGA
- the flgK gene encoding flagellar hook-associated protein FlgK, producing the protein MSLGSSLATAMTALRANQAALSIVSSNVGNAQTPGYVSRTVNQVAEATGDVGSSVRVTGVNRSLDQFVQSQLRSETSGGAYADQTASVLTQLQSVYGTPGAAGSLETAFSNFTTALQSLSTTSGSASTQISAARAAQSLAQQLNATTQGIQTLRSNMEQDLNISVGQANAAMNQIAQLNTQLQSMTTNDPAAANLMDQRDSAIDQLSKLMDVRVSTNGSNQTTIYTSNGVELVGLQASQLTFNSQGTLSANSQWNANPAQSSAGTISCKLANGSTIDMIASNSFKSGQIAADLTLRDTTLVQAQTQVDQLAASMASALSDQTTAGTAAPAALAPKAGFDLDLSNVLPGNTVNLTYTDAATNTQHQVSIVRVDDPTVLPLSNATGANPQRIGINFSGGMASIVTQLNAALGSANLQFSNPSGSTLRVVDNGAAATTVNAASVTKTATSLANGSPQLPLFTDGASPYTGSISSAGTQFVGLAGRITVNAAVLSDPSKLSVYNTSPATQAGDTTRSDFLYNQLTSGTFSYSSATGLGTPASPFKGTLSSYMQQFLSQQSNASTTATQLQQGQDVVVNTLKQKMQSTSGVNIDTEMANLIALQNSYAANAHVMSVVQSMMNTLLQAQV; encoded by the coding sequence ATGAGTTTGGGTTCCTCTCTCGCCACGGCAATGACGGCGCTGCGTGCCAACCAGGCAGCGCTCTCGATCGTATCGTCGAATGTCGGCAACGCGCAGACGCCCGGTTACGTCTCCCGCACCGTCAATCAGGTCGCGGAAGCAACCGGCGACGTGGGCTCAAGCGTCCGGGTCACCGGCGTCAACCGTTCGCTCGACCAGTTCGTGCAGTCGCAACTGCGTTCCGAGACTTCCGGCGGCGCCTATGCCGACCAGACGGCGAGCGTGCTGACCCAGTTGCAATCGGTTTACGGAACGCCCGGCGCCGCCGGCTCGCTCGAAACCGCGTTCTCGAATTTCACCACGGCGCTGCAGTCGCTGTCGACGACCTCGGGCAGCGCGTCGACGCAGATCTCGGCCGCGCGGGCCGCGCAGTCGCTGGCGCAGCAGCTCAACGCCACGACGCAAGGCATCCAGACCCTGCGTTCCAATATGGAGCAGGACCTCAACATCTCGGTCGGGCAGGCCAATGCGGCGATGAACCAGATCGCGCAGCTCAACACCCAGCTCCAGAGCATGACCACGAACGATCCCGCTGCCGCGAACCTGATGGATCAGCGCGACAGCGCGATCGACCAGTTGTCGAAACTGATGGACGTTCGCGTTTCCACCAACGGCAGCAACCAGACCACGATCTACACGTCCAACGGCGTCGAACTCGTCGGCCTGCAGGCCTCGCAACTGACCTTCAATTCGCAGGGCACGCTGAGCGCGAATTCGCAATGGAATGCCAATCCGGCCCAGTCCTCGGCGGGCACCATCTCCTGCAAGCTGGCAAACGGTTCGACGATCGACATGATCGCGTCCAATTCGTTCAAATCCGGGCAGATCGCGGCAGACCTGACGCTGCGCGACACCACGCTGGTGCAGGCGCAGACGCAGGTCGACCAGTTGGCTGCATCGATGGCGAGTGCACTGTCGGATCAGACCACGGCCGGCACCGCGGCGCCGGCGGCGCTTGCGCCAAAGGCCGGTTTCGATCTCGACCTGTCGAACGTGTTGCCGGGCAACACCGTCAATCTCACTTACACCGACGCCGCGACCAACACCCAGCATCAGGTCTCGATCGTTCGCGTCGACGATCCGACCGTGCTGCCGCTGTCAAACGCCACCGGTGCCAATCCGCAGCGGATCGGCATCAATTTTTCGGGCGGAATGGCGTCGATCGTAACGCAACTGAACGCGGCGCTCGGCAGCGCCAATCTTCAGTTCTCCAATCCGTCCGGGTCGACGCTGCGCGTCGTCGACAACGGTGCGGCCGCGACCACCGTCAATGCGGCTTCGGTCACCAAGACGGCGACGTCGCTGGCGAACGGAAGCCCGCAACTGCCGTTGTTCACCGACGGCGCCTCGCCCTATACCGGCTCGATCTCCTCGGCCGGCACGCAGTTCGTCGGGCTGGCGGGGCGCATCACGGTCAACGCCGCCGTTCTCAGCGATCCCTCGAAGCTGTCGGTTTACAACACGTCGCCGGCGACCCAGGCCGGCGACACTACGCGTTCCGATTTTCTCTACAACCAGCTGACATCCGGAACATTCAGCTACTCTTCCGCGACGGGGCTTGGCACGCCGGCATCGCCCTTCAAGGGCACGCTGAGCAGCTACATGCAGCAGTTCCTCAGCCAGCAGAGCAACGCGTCCACCACCGCGACCCAGCTTCAGCAGGGCCAGGACGTCGTCGTCAACACGTTGAAGCAGAAGATGCAGTCCACCTCCGGCGTCAACATCGACACCGAGATGGCGAACCTGATTGCGCTGCAGAATTCCTACGCCGCCAATGCCCACGTGATGTCGGTGGTCCAGAGCATGATGAACACCTTGCTGCAGGCACAGGTATAA
- a CDS encoding flagellar protein, with amino-acid sequence MAINSLSYAGSLILNQSVQALKNQMTVLQSQLTTGNKSTTYAGMGVNEGFAIAARSQLSGISAFTDTMSIINTNIGVANTVLQAMNDIGKTIQNSANSSSQTLNTAGQSIAQQTATSQLSSMLGILNTQAGDRFLFSGTAVTTPSVASMDDIMNGTTTQAGLKQVIAERNQADIGTTGLGRLVITSPTPTSVKVAEDVAGSPFGLKLSSISSSLTGATVTGPSGSPSGISIDLGATNPNNGDKVSFTFNLPDGTQGSIALTASSATPPPAGSFAIGVSTTATAANLNAALNTAIGTLANTSLVAASAMQAGNDFFNTTGTATGSVANNQIPAPITGATLLSGAVGTDSLGPSFAAGNTITVNGTPITFVASGATGNQLNITDSVQTLLTKIDSITGTSTPSTVSGGVIALHTDNAASLSVSSSNTAAFAALGFSATATATVPPLRVGGSPLGSATSLVSGTPANTVTWYTGNPGPTATARASATARVDASVKVEYGIQADEPAIRSQLQALAVFSAVTTSTTNPNGAAQVSALSQRITQALTAQPGKQTIQDIQTDLATAQATMSDATARQKQAKAMLQSVVDQTETISPDQVASQLLALQTSLQASYQTTSMLSQMSLVKYLPVG; translated from the coding sequence ATGGCAATCAACTCGCTTAGCTACGCCGGCTCCTTGATCCTGAACCAGTCGGTTCAGGCCCTGAAGAACCAGATGACGGTTCTGCAGTCCCAGCTCACGACCGGAAACAAGTCGACGACCTATGCGGGCATGGGCGTCAACGAAGGCTTCGCCATCGCGGCGCGGTCGCAGCTCTCGGGGATTTCCGCGTTCACCGACACGATGTCCATCATCAACACCAACATCGGCGTTGCCAACACCGTGCTGCAGGCGATGAACGACATTGGCAAGACGATCCAGAACAGTGCGAACAGTTCCTCGCAGACGCTGAACACCGCCGGCCAGAGCATCGCCCAGCAAACCGCGACTTCGCAGCTTTCCTCGATGCTCGGAATTCTCAATACCCAGGCCGGGGACCGCTTTCTGTTTTCCGGCACGGCCGTCACCACCCCGTCGGTGGCGTCGATGGACGACATCATGAACGGGACGACGACGCAGGCCGGATTGAAGCAGGTGATCGCCGAGCGCAATCAGGCCGACATCGGCACCACCGGGCTCGGCCGTCTCGTCATCACGTCGCCGACGCCGACGTCGGTGAAGGTCGCGGAAGATGTCGCCGGCTCGCCGTTCGGTCTGAAGCTGAGTTCGATCTCGTCGTCGCTGACCGGCGCGACGGTGACCGGCCCGTCCGGATCGCCCTCGGGTATTTCGATCGACCTCGGTGCCACCAACCCCAACAATGGCGACAAGGTCAGCTTCACGTTCAATCTGCCTGACGGAACGCAGGGATCGATTGCGCTGACGGCCTCCAGCGCGACGCCGCCGCCGGCCGGCAGTTTCGCCATCGGCGTCAGCACGACGGCGACGGCCGCCAATCTCAATGCGGCTTTGAATACCGCGATCGGCACGTTGGCCAATACGTCGCTGGTGGCGGCGTCGGCGATGCAGGCCGGCAATGATTTTTTCAATACGACGGGAACGGCGACGGGTAGCGTGGCCAACAACCAGATACCAGCGCCCATCACCGGCGCCACCTTGCTGTCTGGCGCCGTGGGCACCGACTCGCTGGGCCCGAGCTTCGCGGCCGGTAACACCATCACCGTCAATGGCACGCCGATCACCTTTGTCGCGTCGGGTGCCACCGGCAACCAGCTCAATATCACCGACAGCGTCCAGACCCTGCTGACGAAAATCGATTCGATCACCGGCACTTCCACGCCGTCGACCGTCAGCGGCGGCGTGATCGCGTTGCACACCGACAACGCTGCGAGCCTGTCGGTCTCCAGTTCGAATACGGCCGCGTTCGCTGCGCTCGGCTTCAGCGCGACCGCGACCGCGACCGTGCCGCCGTTGCGGGTGGGTGGTTCGCCGCTGGGCTCCGCGACATCGCTGGTCAGCGGCACGCCGGCGAACACGGTCACCTGGTACACCGGCAACCCCGGACCGACCGCTACCGCGCGCGCGTCGGCGACCGCGCGGGTCGATGCCTCGGTGAAGGTTGAATATGGAATCCAGGCCGACGAGCCGGCGATTCGTTCGCAGCTTCAGGCGCTGGCGGTGTTCTCCGCGGTGACGACTTCGACGACGAACCCGAATGGTGCGGCGCAAGTATCGGCGCTGAGCCAGCGGATCACGCAAGCGCTCACCGCGCAGCCGGGAAAGCAGACGATCCAGGATATCCAGACTGATCTGGCAACGGCGCAGGCCACGATGAGCGATGCCACGGCGCGGCAAAAGCAGGCCAAGGCAATGTTGCAGAGCGTCGTCGACCAGACCGAGACGATTTCTCCGGACCAGGTGGCGAGCCAGCTTCTGGCGCTTCAGACCAGCCTGCAGGCTTCCTACCAGACCACGTCGATGCTCTCCCAAATGAGCCTCGTGAAGTATCTGCCGGTGGGGTAG
- a CDS encoding ATP-grasp domain-containing protein produces MARLAKLAFDGGDLRPMWRDLIARLIDGTADAGEGLDLSLIAQLLGDKQTGLAIQQDVLKSQRLFRSPCVAKQPRLRVLALAAATDMGSNTPIEFLLEQSGIDLMILYVIPEFELPVPLPDHDVAIVIASDSEDCRAALDQIDRAAVRWPRPLLNIPRQVCNLDRDKLYRLLADIEGLVIPATIAVARGQLQEVSRSAGVLAGIATELAFPIVVRPRGSHAGVGLAKIDDGAALERYLSERQEQEFFISRFVDYSDEDGLFRKYRVVFVDGRAYACHMAIAERWDIWYLNAGMTASASKRLEEETFMHTFDIGFARRHQTVLAALVERVGLEYFMIDCAETADGSLLIFEADNTAVVHNMDPPSVFPYKSPQMHKIFDAFAAMLERRARCGRERAA; encoded by the coding sequence ATGGCCAGGCTGGCCAAGCTGGCATTCGACGGCGGGGACTTGCGCCCGATGTGGCGCGACCTGATCGCCAGGCTCATTGACGGCACGGCCGATGCGGGCGAGGGGCTTGACCTGTCGCTGATCGCGCAACTGCTCGGCGACAAGCAGACGGGCCTTGCGATCCAGCAGGACGTGCTCAAGTCCCAACGGCTGTTTCGCTCGCCGTGCGTGGCAAAGCAGCCCCGATTGAGGGTTCTTGCGCTCGCTGCAGCCACCGACATGGGCAGCAACACGCCGATCGAATTCCTGCTTGAACAGTCCGGCATCGATCTCATGATCCTGTATGTGATCCCGGAATTCGAACTGCCGGTACCGTTGCCCGATCATGACGTCGCGATTGTGATCGCCTCGGACTCGGAGGATTGCCGGGCCGCGCTCGACCAGATCGATCGGGCCGCGGTGCGCTGGCCGCGGCCGTTGCTCAATATCCCGCGGCAGGTCTGCAATCTGGACCGGGACAAGCTTTACCGTCTGCTTGCCGATATCGAAGGGCTGGTCATCCCGGCAACGATCGCCGTCGCTCGTGGGCAGCTGCAGGAGGTGTCGCGCTCGGCCGGGGTGCTCGCGGGGATCGCAACCGAACTCGCCTTTCCGATCGTCGTCAGGCCGCGTGGCTCGCATGCCGGGGTCGGGCTTGCCAAGATCGACGATGGCGCCGCGTTGGAACGCTACCTTTCGGAGAGGCAGGAGCAGGAATTCTTCATCTCGCGCTTTGTCGATTACTCCGACGAGGATGGCCTGTTTCGGAAATACCGGGTCGTGTTCGTCGATGGTCGCGCTTACGCCTGCCACATGGCGATCGCCGAGCGATGGGACATCTGGTATCTCAACGCGGGAATGACCGCGAGTGCAAGCAAGCGTCTCGAGGAAGAGACATTCATGCACACGTTCGATATCGGATTCGCCCGTCGTCACCAGACGGTACTTGCAGCGCTCGTCGAACGCGTCGGTCTCGAATATTTTATGATCGATTGTGCGGAGACCGCCGATGGATCGCTGCTGATCTTCGAAGCCGACAACACGGCCGTCGTGCACAACATGGATCCGCCAAGCGTCTTTCCGTACAAGTCGCCTCAGATGCACAAGATATTCGATGCATTCGCGGCGATGCTGGAGCGCCGCGCGCGATGTGGCCGGGAGCGGGCGGCGTGA